The following is a genomic window from Chloroflexota bacterium.
TCTCTTCGATCAGGTTGTGGAGCGCATCGCGATCGCGGCTCGCTCCGCGCTCGATTTCGATTACCTCACCTTCTCCGGCAACGGTGAACCCACCCTTTATCCCCAGTTCGCCGAACTGGTGGACGAGGTGATCCACATTCGCAATATATACCGTCCTGGGGTAAAAATTGCCTTGCTGTCCAACGCCACGGGCTTGGTGCGTCCCGAAGTACGCACCAGCATCCCTAAGATAGACTTTCCCCTCTTTAAATTGGACGCCGGGACAGAGGAGACATTCCGTGTCATTAACCGACCAGCCAAAGGAGTCGACTTTGCGCAGATCGTGGAGCATCTTGTCTCTTTGGAACACATCAACATCCAAACCACGTTGATTGACGGCTCGCCCTCCAACGTTGAGGGAAGAGAGTTGTACGCCTATTTCCAACTCCTTGCACGCATCCGGCCGAAGGAAGCGCATATCTATTCCATTGACCGCCCCGTTCCCCATGCCCAACTGGTGCTCGTTCCGCCGCAGAGGCTGGAAGAGATCGCACGGTGGGGGGAAGAGGAAACGGGGGTGCGCATCAGGGCATTTTATCCGCGACGCTAAGGCAGAAGGAGGCAGAATGACAAAACTGGAAATAGATCTGGACATGTTGCGCGAGTTCGAGCGGGGTCTGGATCCACGCTATCCGGAATGCAGCCGAGTGCCAGCACGCGTCCTGGGGTACGGCGAAATCAGCACGGTCTTTGAGATTCAGGTAGAAGGGATGCGCGGCCTAGCGTTCAAGCGGTTGCCCATCTTTTATACAGAGGGAGAAATGGCCAAGTATCAGGCTGCGTATGAGGAGTATAACCGCCTGCTCGAGGAGATGGGACTGACCCTTCCGCCTCATGGCTACGCTGCTTTCATCACTGACTCAGGACGTCCCATTTTCTACATCGTGCAGAAGCAGTTGCCTTATCCATCCATCGGCAACCGTGCTATCCATGTATTGCCACGCCAGGAGACATTGCTCCTGGTTCGTCGCGTTCTCCAGGAATTATGCAAGGTATGGGAGTTCAACCGACGCCAGGACCGTTGGCAGGTGGGCATTGATGGGCAAATCTCGAACTGGGCGATTGACGGTTTTGACCCCGAGCATCCTCATCTGGAAGAGCAGACCCGCCTCTATTACATGGATACCAGCACGCCTCTCTTTCGCGTCCAGGGGGTGGAACAACTGAATCCAGAGCTGTTCTTGCGCAGTGCTCCTTTCTTCTTGGCTTGGGCGCTGCGCTTGTTGTTCTTACAAGATGTGGTGGATCGCTACTATGACTTTCACCGCGTCGCCGTGGACTTGGTGGCCAATTTCTACAAGGAGCAACGCCCGGATTTGATCCCTGGTGCGGTGGAAGTGGTGAATGAGGTCTTCACGCGGGATGCGGCGCATTTAGGTATTGCGCCTATTTCAGAGAAGGAGGTGCGCGCGTACTATCGCGAGGACGCCTTCATCTGGTCGTTTTATCTCGCTGCGCGCAAAGTGGATCGCTTCCTGCGCACTCGTATCCTGCGCCAGGAATATCCCTATATCCTGCCGGAGAAGATCCAGCGGTGAGATGAGGCTCATAGTAAGCGCTTCAGCGCTAGCATTGCACTTGGAAGGAGGTCATCATGTCGCTCGTTGCTCAAGATATTAAGGAAGCCATCATCAGCAGATTTGCCCGCCACGTTTCCAGTGGCAAGGTGGAGTTCTTCTCCAGGGTAGGCATTGATTTTGTCTTTGGCAAACGCGAAGGCGTTTACGTTTGGGATGTTGACGGGCAAAAGAAGCTGATTGATTGCCACTGCAATGGCGGTGTTTTCAACCTGGGACATCGCAACCCTAGGATCATCGCTGCTCTGCAGCAGGCATTGCAAGAATTGGACATCGGCAATCACCACTTTATTAGCGAGCATCGTGCCTTGCTGGCAGAGCATCTGGCGGCAATGTGTCCTGGCGACCTCAAGCGGGTGGTCTTTGGCGTAGGGGGAGGTGAAGCGATAGATCTAGCGATCAAGCTGGCGCGTGGCTATACTGGCCGGCCAAAGGTGATCTCGGCCCAAGGCGGCTTTCACGGGCATACCGGATTGGCATTGGCTGCAGGCGATGAACAATACCGCAAGCCCTTCGAGCCGTTAGCGCCAGGTTTTATCCAAGTGCCCTTTGGGGATCTGGAAGCTCTCGCAGCTGCTATAGATGCGGAAACGGCTGCGGTCATCTTCGAGACCATCCCAGCGACGCTGGGCATGGTGATCCCACCGGAGGATTTCTTCGCCGGCGTGCGCGAACTGTGCGACCGCTATGGAGCGGTGATGATCATAGACGAAGTGCAGACTGGCCTGGGCCGCTGTGGTGCGGTGTGGGGCATTGACACCTATGGTGTGGTGCCGGACATTCTCGTCACTGCCAAGGGACTTTCAGGTGGCATCTATCCTATGTCTGCTACCATCTACCGCGATCCTCTTGATTCCTTCCTATGCAAGAACCCCTTCATCCATATTTCGACCACAGGCGGTGCAGAGATAGGCTGCTATGCTGCCCTGGAAGTGCTTAACATCCTGCAAGAGCCGGGCTTCCTGGAGCATGTGCGCCAGATGGCAGCGTTCTTCGGCGAGGGCTTGATGGCCCTGAAACAGAGGCATCCAGAGACGCTGGTGGAAGTCCGTCAGCGCGGCATGATGATGGGCTTGAAATGGGCGAACGAGATGTGTGGGCCGTTGATGACTCTCGCTGGGTTCCGCCATGGCTTGTTGACCATCTATGCCAACCACGATCAATCGGTGAGCCAATTCTTGCCTCCGCTGACCATCACGGAAGAGGAAGCACGGCAAGTGCTGGAGATACTGGAGCGCATGGTTATTGAGTTGGAGAAGATGATAGGGACCGCATGACCTGCCACACCGGGTCATTGGCAAAGTAGTCGTACACCCCGCAAAAATACTGGATGTGGCTGCCCATGTCCACGCCGCCATAGGCGTATTGCCAGAGTAGGTATCCATCCACGCCAGCCTCCCGACTCCTCACGATGCTCTGCGCGATGGTTTCAGCACGTTGTTGCAGTATGTCGTTGGATAAGGGGTTACACCCTTCATCCAACCCGCGCATTGTTATCTCGCCGAAGTAGATGGGTTTGCCTAGTTCGTGGGCAATAGCCAACTCCGTCTCTGGCTGGTGATTCACCCCGCAGTGCACACTGATGATGTCGATCGTATCCAAAGCGTGCACGCGGCGAAAAGCCTCTGCCGATGCACTGTCAAACCCTGCGTGCTGCGTGCCCACTGAGACGAGATGGTTCGGGTCTAGCTGTTTGATCTCTTGCGAGGTGGCTTGTGCCCAGCGCACGAATGCATTCCAGCAGCTTTGGTTAGCGTCTTCCGCTGGGCAAGTGGGTTCGTTCATCAATTCCCACATGAGCACCTCTGGCCGATGAGCAAAGCGCGGGACGATGTTGCGGATATGCGGCAGGTCTACTGTCTCAACGAGCCCTTTGAACCACCAACCACTTTTCTGATCAAAAAAGTCTTGCAAAGTGAGTACAAAGCGGATATGGTAGGCTTGCCCCAAATCCAACATGCGCTCCACGCGGTCCAAGTCACACCAGGGTTCAACCCAGACGCGGATGACCTGCACCCCGCTCTCAGCCAGGTGGGCGATGATTTCTTCCACCTTCTCTTCAGGGAAAAATGGCCCGGCCAGATAGGAGACGTTCGTTC
Proteins encoded in this region:
- a CDS encoding radical SAM protein, producing the protein MLLPLQVDILYGPVNSRRLGRSLGINLMPGAYKLCSFNCVYCHYGWTKVHTLDASQARQDLPLFDQVVERIAIAARSALDFDYLTFSGNGEPTLYPQFAELVDEVIHIRNIYRPGVKIALLSNATGLVRPEVRTSIPKIDFPLFKLDAGTEETFRVINRPAKGVDFAQIVEHLVSLEHINIQTTLIDGSPSNVEGRELYAYFQLLARIRPKEAHIYSIDRPVPHAQLVLVPPQRLEEIARWGEEETGVRIRAFYPRR
- a CDS encoding aspartate aminotransferase family protein: MSLVAQDIKEAIISRFARHVSSGKVEFFSRVGIDFVFGKREGVYVWDVDGQKKLIDCHCNGGVFNLGHRNPRIIAALQQALQELDIGNHHFISEHRALLAEHLAAMCPGDLKRVVFGVGGGEAIDLAIKLARGYTGRPKVISAQGGFHGHTGLALAAGDEQYRKPFEPLAPGFIQVPFGDLEALAAAIDAETAAVIFETIPATLGMVIPPEDFFAGVRELCDRYGAVMIIDEVQTGLGRCGAVWGIDTYGVVPDILVTAKGLSGGIYPMSATIYRDPLDSFLCKNPFIHISTTGGAEIGCYAALEVLNILQEPGFLEHVRQMAAFFGEGLMALKQRHPETLVEVRQRGMMMGLKWANEMCGPLMTLAGFRHGLLTIYANHDQSVSQFLPPLTITEEEARQVLEILERMVIELEKMIGTA
- a CDS encoding cellulase family glycosylhydrolase; the encoded protein is MTHKIRNLEKHIFTVMGILLLCLLMALVDLTATDAQKAESVAQPTPKHHLYLPVFLHDAPAFHLFVPLYLSSTPISMPAPMLMQSARSPSYTSQGRAQGKPSDHFVRRVGEELQLNGQPYAFIGTNVSYLAGPFFPEEKVEEIIAHLAESGVQVIRVWVEPWCDLDRVERMLDLGQAYHIRFVLTLQDFFDQKSGWWFKGLVETVDLPHIRNIVPRFAHRPEVLMWELMNEPTCPAEDANQSCWNAFVRWAQATSQEIKQLDPNHLVSVGTQHAGFDSASAEAFRRVHALDTIDIISVHCGVNHQPETELAIAHELGKPIYFGEITMRGLDEGCNPLSNDILQQRAETIAQSIVRSREAGVDGYLLWQYAYGGVDMGSHIQYFCGVYDYFANDPVWQVMRSLSSSPTQ